The Halofilum ochraceum DNA window TGGACACCAGTTCCCAGTCACCAAGGTTATGCCGATTCTCCTTGATGGCTTCCTTGACGCCGGTGTTCCAGGTACTGCCCGACTCGATGCCGTAGATTTTACTCTCGAAGCGATCGGCATACTCGTTCAGGTCCGACATCGACTCGACGCCCGCGTCCCGCACGTACGTCGGTACCGCCACGCCGGAGAGAGCGCCCTCGAGATTCGCCGTCAGTCGCACGATCTTGCCTTCCTGGACCAGCGGATCGATCATCGAAGACGAGACCGGATACCAGCCCCCGAGGCCGACATCCAGATCCTTGTTGGACAGCCCTTCGAGTGTCAGCGGGGTGTTCAGCTCTTTCGTGTCGGTTTCGTAACCGGCGGCTTCCAGCAGCTGGGCCGAGACCTCGCTCTTGACGGTCACGCCCGGCCACGGCTGCACGCCGAAACGCACTTCTTTCGGCTCTGCGGCCTGAACCGCGCCCGTAGCCGTCGCCAGGCTCAGCGCGCCGGCCGCCAGGCCGCGCGCCAGGGGATTCGAGAAATAACGCCTCGAATGGAACTTCATAAAAACCCTCCATCGGTCCCGCGCGATCCGCGCTGCACGCAGCAGCGGACCAGCAGTCGGGATGTGGTTTTCGATCCGTGGCCGGCGTGCCACGAGGAGAGTCTATCCTGCGCTCTGAGGCGGACGATCTATAACGCAAACCGACAGAAACTTTACCGATTCCGCCATAAACGGTGGGGGCTCCGCCTCGATCATTCATGATCCCGCGCGCGATCGCCGCCGCAAAGAGGCCGAGCTCCTGATGTACACCGAGGAGAAACGCGGTCTGCGCGGCCACGAAAGACCACGGCACAGAAACGACTGACGGGCTGCGCGGATACGGCGGTATAAGAAAAACGAACAAACCGACGGTGAATATTGTGATCGGGCACGGCACCCCGAACGTGGGCATCTACGGATCGGGTGCCCCGCGTACCACGATCAGGCCCGATCGATATTACCCGTGCTCATTGGTTCCGCTTCTATTTTTCTTCCCCGGAATCTCTCGACCGTCGCGCAGGCATCCGGCGCTACCTCACCCGCCTGACTCGGGCGGCAAGGCAGGGCGCGCAAGCCGAAGCGATAAGCACGATCGGCCAAATGTTGCCGTCCCGGAACGTATACGCTTCCAACATGACCTGCCACGACTTGCCCTGCCACAGCCCGAACGAAAATTCGAAGACGAGTGTCAACGCGACCCAACCGAGGCCAATTCCAATCAGTTCAGCGGGACGGCGAGCACCCAGCCATGGCAGCGACAGGCATGCAACGACCACGATGAGCGCCGAGAGGAAGAGACCGCTCAGGACAAAGCCGGCCGTGGAACCGAAATGCGGCGTCAGGGCATTTTCCCGCAATATGCCGTTTAACACGGCCAGTATCAGAATACCCACCCACACTGCCAGCGCTTTACCGGCTACGCGCAAGGACATTGACATCTCCTTCGAGTGCCCGGCCCCACAACCCGGCCATCGAGTCCAATCTCCACGAACTTCTAATATTCCCTACTGCTTTTCCTGCCACGGCCATCGACCGTTGATCTCGACTTCAAGGGTGAAACTCAGGAACGTACGGATCAGTACGACGACCGCCAGCACCCCTACCGTCGTAAAGGTCAGCTCGATCGCAACCGTATAGATAATGTCCGCCGCAATGAGAAACTCGAGTCCAAGCAGAATACCGCGCCCAAGGAACTGACGGACGCCATAAAACACCGAGTCGTTGTCTTCTCTTGTGGCCAGTCGAACCGCCGCGTTAAGCAGCGCATACAGCGCGAAAACGGTAATAATACCGATGCCCAGAATCTCGATTATTCCTGCGCACCAGGCGGCCAAATCAGTTATGAAGCCATCCACGATCCATTCTCCCATCACTACGCTAACGGTTCACTGATCGCGGCGAGACACGAGCGTAGCGCGGCTCGCCGTGGTCTTTCGGTTCCGGGGGAGCGTTCCCGGAGAGGCCGACAGACCAATCCGGTCCCTGGTCAGAATAGAATCACGGAGGAATCGGTGTGCGCCTGGCTTCCCCCACCGGGTTCATGAACTCGGGCTTAACTGTCTCGCATCAATCACCATGCCGTTCGCCGCCAACCGGGCCGTAAAAAATCACCCAGGTTGCGAAGTCCTCACTGAAATGCTCGAAGTAGTGCTCGACACCCGCCGGGACAAACAACACTTCCCCGGCTTCAAACCGTCGGCGGGTCTCCCCGTTGACGAACTCCCCGGATCCGGAGATCACCACATACACCTCGTCGCGGTCGTGAGGTTCCTGCTCATCCACCCGGTCCGGCTGATACAGCTCGATGTGCAGACTACCGTGCCGAAACAGTTCCACGAACGGCTGTGGCGCGACCTCGCGCAACCGCGCCGCGGCATGATCAACCGTAAGCCGCTCCGGCAGCGGCGCTTTTTTCCCGCCCTCGCTTGCGCTCATCCCCTGCTCTCCTCTACCTGTCTCGCCGCGAGCGGCAGACGCTGACTGCCTGACGCCCGCTCACGATTGTAGACGCGAGGACCCAGGCAACGCCTCCGGGCCCTGCAGCGGAGAATTTCAGACCGAATCCCAAGATCCGAACCGGCCCCGTCGCCCGGCGGGCTTCGCCGCCCGCGATAGGCACAACTTGCCCCGGCATGAATCCTTGCCGATGGCCCCGGCGAATCCAACGGATGTCACGCTCGAGGGGGGCAGTTCTCTCGGAGACGGTGACAAACGCAAGCACTTGAAAATCGACAATCGCAAACGCGGAGAGTGCGGGAACCGCAATTGCAGGAGATGCAATCATGCGCAGAAACGCACTCACGGTGGGCATCATCATTGCCACGACCGGCCTTCTCACGGCCTGCGGCGGCGATGACAACGACTCGGCCGATCGGGCCGAAGTCCGGGCCATTCACGCGTCGTCAAACGCCCCCGATGTCGATATCGCCCTCAACGGCGACGTCGCGATCCCGATGTTGGCCTTCGCCACTGCTTCCGATCTTCTTGCCGTCAATCCCGGTACCTTTACCGTAACGGTTGAGGCCATTACCCCGACCGGCGATGTCGAAGTCATCAATGCCAATGTACCGCTCGTCGCCGACCAGGAGACCACGATCATCGCCCTCGGCAACGTGGGTGGCAGTGGTGATCTGGCGCTCGGCCCGCTCGTCGTGACCGCCCCCGATGCCGATCCAGGCGCGGGAGAAGTACGCGTGCAGGTAGTCCACGCCTCCGCGGCTGCAGCCGCAACCGGCCCGCTGGATGTCTACGTGACCGCACCAGGCGACGCACTCGCCGACTCGGATCCGATCGGGACATTCGGGTTCAAGGAGACGCTGGGCCCGCTGACGGTCCCCGCCGCCGACTACCGTATCCGGGTTACGCCGGAGAACGACGCCGGAACGGTCGTGTTCGATTCCGGCACGGTGTCGCTGGCGGGCGGCGCCGATCTCGTCATCAGCGCGATCGACAATGTCGGGCCCGAGTCCGCGCCGGTGCGGCTGCTGGTCGCTCCCGAGGGCGCCGATTCCTTCCTGCTCCTGGATGACGGCGCCGAGGCCGCGGTCGGTGTCGGGCATTTGTCCGCCGATACACCCAACGTCGACGTAGCGCTCGACGGCAACTTCAGTCCGCCCGCGTTCGAGAACCTATCGTTTCCATCGGTCACGGATTTCGCGGAGGTCCCGGCCGGCACGTACGACATCGACGCGGCCACGACCGGCAACACGGCCTCGGCGGTGGGTGCAGACGACGTCGAACTCGTCGCAGGCGAGCGTTTCACGGGCTATGCGGTCGGTCTCCTCAACGGAGCCCCCGGACTGGAACTGATCTTCAGTGAGGACGATATCCGCTCCATCGCCACCGAAGCCCGCCTGCGCGTCATTCACGCGGCGAGCCAGGTGCCCGGAACGAACGGCGCGGTCGACATCTACCTCACGCCAGAAGGCACGCAAGCGGGCGCTCTGGCGACAACCGATCCCACCATCGAGGACTTCCCCTACAAGGAGATCAGCGAGTTTCTCTCGGTAGCACCCGCGACGTACGAGGTCTTCGTCACGCCCGCCGACACCACCATCGCCTCCATCGGACCGGTGACCGTCATGCTCGAAGCCGGCGATGTAACGACAGCCATCGCGCACGATGATGAAAACGACATTGGTGGGTCATTCGCCCTGTTGCCAGTCGACGAGACCACACGCTGAACCAGCGTAGTAAAGGAGCCGTAAAGCGAGACGGGCGGTCCCACGGGCCGCCCGTGCCCGCGACAGGCTTCACCGCTCACCACATCAGGTCATCCGGAACCGGAAAGTCCGCGTACGGGTCATCGCCCGAGTCCCCACTCCCACTGTTCAGCACGAGCACCGCCGCCGCATCGATCTCGCGGATCCGTTCCGCCGTCGCTTTCGACACCAGTTCATAGCGGTCACCGACGGCCACGAGCCCGATCTCGCCCTCGGCGAGACGCCGATGCTGGGCCTTGCTCAGCCACAGTTCCTTGATCCGGCTGCCGTACGTGAAGTGATAGGCCACATCGCCTTTCTCGCGCTCGACGCGGTTCGTCTGCGCGATCTGGCGAACGCGCGCGGCGGTCTCCTTCGCCTGACGCTCTGCCTGGCGCTCCGACTCGAGCCGGCGATCGCGCTCGGCCTTCTCCGCGCGCTCCCGCTTTGCCGACTCGGTTTCCGGCTCGGGCGCGGCGGCCTCACTGCGCGTCGGCTTGCGGTTACCCTTCTTTTTCTTCTTGCCCTGCCGGGCCTTGCGCACCTGCTTCTCGTTGGCGAGACCCAGCTCCTTGAACTGGTCTTCCAGGGACTTCGACATGACTCTTCTCGGGATAAGGGACGTGGAAACCGAAGGATAACCGACACACCGGCCCGACCCCAGGAATGCGGCCCGCCAGGGGAACTCCGCTCAAAACCGTGTAGCGCGACGGGGGAACGACGCTGGACGGACTTCCGAGAGCGCCCCGGCTTCACGGCATCATAAAATCAA harbors:
- a CDS encoding ABC transporter substrate-binding protein → MKFHSRRYFSNPLARGLAAGALSLATATGAVQAAEPKEVRFGVQPWPGVTVKSEVSAQLLEAAGYETDTKELNTPLTLEGLSNKDLDVGLGGWYPVSSSMIDPLVQEGKIVRLTANLEGALSGVAVPTYVRDAGVESMSDLNEYADRFESKIYGIESGSTWNTGVKEAIKENRHNLGDWELVSSGTTAMLAQVGRATEREDWVAFYGWRPHWMNITYDLHYLEAPDDSQIAHTEATVYTLTPTDLEARLPNVHRFFSQYQVQPQTQSRWIYEHSYNERPEAEVAREWIAANPERVREWLDGVTTVDGESAFEAVKAEYGL
- a CDS encoding DUF1622 domain-containing protein translates to MDGFITDLAAWCAGIIEILGIGIITVFALYALLNAAVRLATREDNDSVFYGVRQFLGRGILLGLEFLIAADIIYTVAIELTFTTVGVLAVVVLIRTFLSFTLEVEINGRWPWQEKQ
- a CDS encoding cupin domain-containing protein, whose translation is MSASEGGKKAPLPERLTVDHAAARLREVAPQPFVELFRHGSLHIELYQPDRVDEQEPHDRDEVYVVISGSGEFVNGETRRRFEAGEVLFVPAGVEHYFEHFSEDFATWVIFYGPVGGERHGD
- a CDS encoding DUF4397 domain-containing protein codes for the protein MRRNALTVGIIIATTGLLTACGGDDNDSADRAEVRAIHASSNAPDVDIALNGDVAIPMLAFATASDLLAVNPGTFTVTVEAITPTGDVEVINANVPLVADQETTIIALGNVGGSGDLALGPLVVTAPDADPGAGEVRVQVVHASAAAAATGPLDVYVTAPGDALADSDPIGTFGFKETLGPLTVPAADYRIRVTPENDAGTVVFDSGTVSLAGGADLVISAIDNVGPESAPVRLLVAPEGADSFLLLDDGAEAAVGVGHLSADTPNVDVALDGNFSPPAFENLSFPSVTDFAEVPAGTYDIDAATTGNTASAVGADDVELVAGERFTGYAVGLLNGAPGLELIFSEDDIRSIATEARLRVIHAASQVPGTNGAVDIYLTPEGTQAGALATTDPTIEDFPYKEISEFLSVAPATYEVFVTPADTTIASIGPVTVMLEAGDVTTAIAHDDENDIGGSFALLPVDETTR
- a CDS encoding DUF2058 domain-containing protein, translating into MSKSLEDQFKELGLANEKQVRKARQGKKKKKGNRKPTRSEAAAPEPETESAKRERAEKAERDRRLESERQAERQAKETAARVRQIAQTNRVEREKGDVAYHFTYGSRIKELWLSKAQHRRLAEGEIGLVAVGDRYELVSKATAERIREIDAAAVLVLNSGSGDSGDDPYADFPVPDDLMW